In Acidobacteriota bacterium, a single genomic region encodes these proteins:
- a CDS encoding sigma-54 dependent transcriptional regulator yields MDPKANVVIADDDPDTLRILGHTLGAAGYRTLLARNAREALRMVDEEEAHLVLTDLIMPGMDGMELTREIKRRRPEVVVMLITAYASIETAVEAMRAGAFDYITKPVILDELQVKVEKALEQYRMREELGDLKVRLSRSQAPPNLIGVGAKMRQVFQMVSLVAGRDVPVVLTGESGTGKELVARSIHSMSRRSPKPFVPINCGAVPETLLESELFGYAKGAFTGAAAAKRGLFEEANGGTLFLDEVGDAPLSIQMKLLRTLQDGEVRRLGSTQSVQTDVRILVATNKNLQAEIAAGRFREDLYYRLNVVGIHLPALRERREDIPLLVDHFIRLHRASINPAVQGITPEAQSKLVRYDWPGNVRELENTLKRALVLCRADTITAEEVVHLGAEVAEPETFVADGKGYGAALERFSRTYFIDALERHRGNVKKAAEEAGLSRKSVYEHLKRLDVDPAAFRRRA; encoded by the coding sequence ATGGACCCGAAAGCGAACGTGGTCATCGCCGACGACGATCCGGACACCCTCCGGATCCTGGGCCACACGCTGGGCGCGGCGGGGTACCGCACCCTCTTGGCACGGAACGCGCGCGAGGCCCTGCGGATGGTCGACGAGGAGGAGGCCCACCTGGTCCTGACGGACCTGATCATGCCCGGTATGGACGGGATGGAACTGACGAGGGAGATCAAGCGGAGGCGGCCCGAGGTGGTCGTCATGCTGATCACGGCCTACGCTTCCATCGAGACCGCCGTGGAGGCCATGCGCGCCGGGGCCTTCGACTACATCACCAAGCCCGTCATCTTGGACGAACTCCAGGTGAAGGTGGAGAAGGCCCTGGAGCAGTACAGGATGCGCGAGGAGTTGGGAGACCTCAAGGTGCGCCTCTCCCGCAGCCAGGCCCCTCCCAACCTCATCGGCGTCGGCGCGAAAATGCGGCAGGTCTTCCAGATGGTGAGCCTCGTGGCCGGGAGGGACGTTCCCGTCGTGCTCACGGGCGAGAGCGGGACCGGGAAGGAGCTCGTGGCCCGTTCCATCCACTCCATGAGCCGGCGATCTCCCAAGCCCTTCGTCCCCATCAATTGCGGCGCCGTGCCGGAGACCCTCCTGGAGAGCGAGCTCTTCGGGTACGCCAAGGGGGCCTTCACGGGGGCCGCCGCCGCCAAGCGAGGCCTCTTCGAGGAGGCCAACGGGGGAACCCTCTTCCTGGACGAGGTGGGTGACGCTCCCCTTTCCATTCAAATGAAACTGCTCCGGACGCTCCAGGACGGCGAAGTGCGACGGCTCGGGAGCACCCAGTCCGTCCAGACGGACGTGCGCATCCTGGTGGCCACGAACAAGAACCTCCAGGCGGAGATCGCCGCCGGACGCTTTCGCGAGGACCTCTACTACCGCCTCAACGTGGTCGGCATCCATCTGCCCGCCCTGCGGGAGCGCCGCGAGGACATCCCGCTCCTCGTGGACCACTTCATCCGCCTCCACCGGGCTTCCATCAACCCCGCCGTCCAGGGCATCACGCCGGAAGCCCAGTCCAAACTCGTCCGGTACGATTGGCCGGGCAACGTTCGCGAGCTGGAGAATACCTTGAAGCGGGCCCTGGTCCTCTGCCGGGCCGACACCATCACGGCGGAGGAAGTGGTCCACCTGGGGGCGGAGGTGGCGGAGCCGGAGACCTTCGTGGCGGATGGGAAGGGATACGGCGCCGCCCTCGAGCGGTTCAGCCGGACCTACTTCATCGACGCCCTCGAACGGCACCGGGGCAACGTCAAGAAGGCCGCCGAGGAGGCGGGCCTCTCCCGAAAGAGCGTCTACGAGCACCTCAAGCGCCTGGACGTGGATCCCGCGGCCTTCCGGAGACGCGCGTGA
- a CDS encoding M1 family metallopeptidase, whose translation MWIFDGLLGGWAMDLGRKRIGSLVRSALLGIGAAVSVAAAAGPPVLFPEPLSERIVRYDIRVALDAEKKTLAGEETVTWKNATGEEVKDAWFHLYLNAFANDRTVFMKESSGAHRGFKASEDQWGYCRVKSMALLGPDGKEAALSLEFPGEDRTVARVSLPAPVPPGGEAAFRIVFEDKLPKVFARAGFLGDFVMAGQWFPKLGVYEAGRGWNCHPYHLNSEFYADFGVYDVAVTVPTRYMVGATGVQWDETSDGKTKTLRFHAEDVHDFAWTASPDFVDVKEDFRGTTIRVLMQPGNRGDIPRYAGAVKAALEGFERYLWKYPYPVITVVDPPRGGLGAGGMEYPMLITSMTHPFVPDGFYLPEMVTLHEFGHQYWYGMSANNEFEEAWLDEGINSYYEMRILDDWLGRETSLAGNLAGWRLGDSQSQRLGYLSLPDADPVVLPSWKYVNNHSYSIISYNKSTLVMAALEERLGRDRMDAAMKAFFARVKFTHPTTEDFLRIVSQEAGEDVRPFLEPLLFGTGVVDFEVLRVRNRLESPPKGMDLSKDPPEAYPTPAERRKKGGAQKTGAEPPGPAEKKGDRAADPKPKDVWISQVTVQRKGDLVLPVTVRVTFAEGKAEDVRWDGTGRYHTFEFRGAKVTRVEVDPEGKVLLDLDRFNNGWMSKPDRRPAGTVTARLRFVLQGLFAFLASAI comes from the coding sequence GTGTGGATCTTTGACGGCTTGCTGGGAGGGTGGGCCATGGACCTTGGCAGGAAGCGTATCGGTTCCCTCGTGCGGAGCGCCCTTCTCGGGATTGGGGCGGCGGTCTCCGTCGCCGCCGCGGCGGGGCCTCCCGTGTTGTTCCCGGAGCCCCTGTCGGAGCGGATCGTCCGGTACGACATCCGGGTCGCGCTGGACGCGGAAAAGAAGACCCTGGCGGGAGAAGAGACCGTCACCTGGAAAAACGCGACGGGCGAGGAGGTGAAGGACGCGTGGTTCCACCTCTACCTCAACGCCTTCGCCAACGACCGCACGGTCTTCATGAAAGAGTCCTCGGGAGCCCACCGGGGCTTCAAGGCGAGCGAGGATCAGTGGGGGTACTGCCGGGTCAAGTCCATGGCCCTCCTCGGGCCCGACGGAAAAGAGGCCGCCCTGTCCCTGGAATTCCCCGGAGAAGACCGGACGGTGGCGCGGGTGTCCCTACCGGCGCCCGTCCCGCCCGGCGGAGAGGCCGCCTTCCGGATCGTCTTCGAAGACAAGCTCCCCAAGGTCTTCGCCCGGGCCGGGTTCCTCGGCGATTTCGTGATGGCTGGACAGTGGTTCCCGAAGCTCGGCGTCTACGAGGCCGGCCGCGGCTGGAACTGCCACCCCTACCACCTGAATTCCGAGTTCTACGCGGACTTCGGCGTCTACGACGTGGCCGTCACCGTCCCGACGCGCTACATGGTGGGCGCCACGGGCGTCCAGTGGGACGAGACCTCGGACGGAAAGACCAAGACCCTCCGCTTCCACGCGGAGGACGTCCACGATTTCGCCTGGACGGCCTCCCCCGACTTCGTGGACGTGAAGGAGGACTTCCGGGGCACGACCATCCGCGTGCTCATGCAGCCGGGAAACCGGGGGGACATCCCCCGCTACGCGGGCGCGGTCAAGGCGGCCCTCGAGGGCTTCGAACGGTACCTCTGGAAGTATCCGTACCCGGTCATCACCGTGGTGGACCCGCCCCGTGGAGGGCTGGGCGCGGGCGGGATGGAGTACCCGATGCTCATCACCTCCATGACCCACCCCTTCGTTCCGGACGGGTTCTACCTTCCGGAGATGGTGACCCTCCACGAGTTCGGCCACCAGTACTGGTACGGCATGTCGGCCAACAACGAGTTCGAGGAGGCCTGGCTCGACGAGGGGATCAACTCCTATTACGAGATGCGCATCCTCGACGACTGGCTGGGGAGGGAGACGTCCCTCGCGGGGAACCTGGCCGGATGGCGACTGGGCGACAGCCAGAGCCAGCGGCTGGGCTACCTTTCCCTTCCCGACGCGGATCCCGTGGTCCTCCCTTCCTGGAAGTACGTGAACAACCACTCCTATTCGATCATTTCCTACAACAAGTCCACTCTGGTGATGGCCGCCCTGGAGGAGCGCCTCGGGCGCGACCGCATGGACGCGGCCATGAAGGCCTTCTTCGCCCGGGTGAAGTTCACCCACCCGACTACGGAGGACTTCCTCCGCATCGTGTCCCAAGAGGCCGGGGAGGACGTGCGGCCCTTCCTGGAGCCCCTGCTCTTCGGAACGGGCGTGGTGGACTTCGAGGTCCTTCGGGTGAGGAACCGCCTGGAGTCGCCCCCCAAGGGGATGGATCTTTCGAAGGATCCGCCCGAGGCCTACCCGACGCCCGCCGAGCGGCGAAAGAAGGGGGGAGCGCAAAAGACCGGTGCGGAGCCGCCGGGCCCCGCCGAGAAGAAGGGGGACAGGGCGGCCGATCCCAAGCCGAAGGACGTGTGGATTTCTCAGGTCACCGTCCAGCGGAAGGGGGACCTCGTCCTTCCCGTCACCGTGCGCGTGACCTTCGCCGAGGGAAAGGCGGAGGACGTCCGCTGGGACGGGACGGGCCGGTACCACACCTTCGAGTTCAGGGGGGCCAAGGTCACCCGGGTGGAGGTGGATCCCGAGGGGAAGGTCCTATTGGACCTGGACCGCTTCAACAACGGGTGGATGTCCAAGCCGGACAGGCGTCCCGCGGGCACCGTGACCGCGCGCCTTCGCTTCGTGCTCCAGGGGCTCTTCGCCTTCCTGGCGTCGGCCATTTGA
- a CDS encoding DUF3467 domain-containing protein, producing MDEKKKAGLELRIQIDEKTAEGTYVNFLSVFHNQAEFVMDFGRIVPGKPEVKIQARLLTNPIALKQIVHTLAENLERYEKAFGPLPIAEAPIPPKGMLQ from the coding sequence GTGGACGAGAAGAAAAAGGCCGGCCTTGAACTCCGGATCCAGATAGACGAGAAGACCGCCGAGGGGACCTACGTCAACTTCCTCTCCGTGTTTCACAACCAGGCGGAGTTCGTGATGGACTTCGGACGGATCGTCCCCGGCAAGCCCGAGGTGAAGATCCAGGCCCGATTGCTCACGAACCCCATCGCACTCAAGCAGATCGTGCACACCCTCGCGGAGAACCTGGAGCGCTACGAAAAGGCCTTCGGTCCCCTGCCCATCGCGGAAGCGCCGATTCCGCCCAAGGGGATGCTCCAGTGA
- a CDS encoding DUF4321 domain-containing protein: MKLGWFGAFLVLLLGAVIGTILGQVVGLLLPSGGLHDIFFKGVSIGLKEPLHLDLSVLQVVFGITLSVNPLTLVGLLLGIYLVVRFTK, encoded by the coding sequence GTGAAGCTCGGCTGGTTCGGCGCCTTCCTGGTTCTCCTCCTCGGAGCCGTGATCGGCACGATCTTGGGACAGGTCGTGGGCCTGCTCCTCCCTTCGGGAGGGCTCCACGACATTTTCTTCAAGGGCGTCTCCATCGGGCTCAAGGAGCCCCTCCATCTGGACCTGTCGGTTCTCCAGGTGGTCTTCGGCATCACCCTCTCGGTCAACCCCCTGACGCTGGTGGGATTGCTCCTGGGCATCTATCTGGTGGTGCGGTTCACCAAGTGA
- the xseA gene encoding exodeoxyribonuclease VII large subunit has translation MGELVALLAGELESAFPDVWVEGEVSGFRRAPSGHCYFALKDSRAVLKVALFRAHAARLPFQPENGMAVLARGKLSVFEASGDLQLYATVLEPSGLGALQMALEQAKRRLAAEGLTDPARHRPIPPFPRRVGVVTSLAGAALRDVLSVLRRRSAGFDLVVAPALVQGAECPASVKSALGRLARVPGIDVVLLTRGGGSPEDLWGFNDEGLARFVAAFPVPVISAIGHEVDTVLTDLTADLRAATPSAAAELLTARVEEARTLARSSRRALGRLLSHRLGSLKERLSGGRPGRLRALLESRLERAEEARDRLEERAGGAMRRRLDREAGRLLVCRRALSPEELRRWLRALSDRLEGGRLRLRAAGEGALASRRDRAASLARLLDSLSPLRVLGRGYSAAFDSGGRPVSDASVLSPGDRLEVLFGRGAAACGVLMTRDGDPRALLGLGPRVDGPGPTAVESGPEEAERGREEKGRP, from the coding sequence GTGGGCGAGCTGGTGGCTCTCCTCGCCGGAGAACTGGAGTCCGCCTTTCCGGACGTGTGGGTGGAGGGAGAGGTCTCGGGCTTCCGGCGGGCCCCCTCCGGCCACTGCTACTTCGCCCTGAAGGATTCGCGGGCGGTGCTCAAGGTGGCCCTGTTCCGGGCCCACGCCGCGCGGCTTCCCTTCCAGCCGGAGAACGGCATGGCCGTGCTGGCCCGGGGAAAGCTATCGGTCTTCGAGGCCTCGGGCGATCTCCAGCTCTACGCGACCGTGCTGGAGCCCTCCGGCCTGGGGGCCCTCCAGATGGCCCTGGAACAGGCCAAGAGGCGCCTGGCGGCCGAAGGGCTGACGGACCCGGCGCGGCATCGCCCCATTCCCCCCTTTCCGCGCCGCGTGGGGGTGGTGACCTCCCTCGCGGGCGCGGCCTTGAGAGACGTGCTTTCCGTCTTGCGGCGCAGGTCCGCGGGCTTCGACCTCGTGGTGGCGCCGGCTCTCGTGCAGGGGGCCGAGTGTCCCGCCTCGGTGAAGTCGGCCCTGGGCCGCCTGGCCCGCGTGCCGGGGATCGACGTCGTTCTCCTCACCCGGGGCGGAGGCTCTCCCGAAGACCTGTGGGGCTTCAACGACGAGGGCCTCGCGCGCTTCGTGGCCGCCTTCCCCGTGCCCGTCATCTCGGCCATCGGCCACGAGGTGGACACGGTCCTCACGGACCTCACCGCGGACCTTCGGGCGGCCACGCCCTCAGCCGCGGCCGAACTCCTCACGGCCCGGGTGGAGGAGGCCCGGACCCTGGCAAGATCGTCCAGGCGGGCGTTGGGACGCCTGCTCTCCCACCGCCTGGGTTCCCTGAAAGAGCGGCTGTCCGGCGGCCGCCCCGGCCGCCTTCGGGCCTTGCTGGAGAGCCGTCTGGAGCGGGCGGAGGAGGCCCGGGACCGCCTGGAGGAGAGGGCCGGAGGCGCGATGCGGCGCCGCCTCGACCGGGAAGCAGGTCGCCTTCTTGTCTGCCGCCGGGCGCTGTCGCCGGAGGAGTTGAGGCGCTGGCTCCGCGCCCTCTCGGATCGGCTCGAGGGCGGCCGGCTCCGCCTTCGGGCCGCCGGTGAAGGGGCCCTTGCCTCCCGGCGAGATCGGGCGGCATCCCTCGCGCGGCTCCTCGATTCCCTCAGCCCCTTGCGGGTCTTGGGCCGCGGCTACTCGGCGGCCTTCGATTCGGGCGGACGCCCCGTTTCCGACGCCTCCGTCCTTTCCCCGGGCGACCGCCTGGAGGTCCTCTTCGGGCGAGGCGCCGCCGCCTGCGGGGTCCTCATGACGCGGGACGGAGACCCCAGAGCCCTCCTCGGTCTCGGCCCGCGCGTTGACGGCCCGGGCCCGACGGCCGTAGAATCGGGCCCCGAGGAGGCGGAACGTGGACGAGAAGAAAAAGGCCGGCCTTGA
- a CDS encoding response regulator: MVEDDGHVRRILRTLLEGEGYRVVEAENGHLGLAAAVRDRPDCMLTDTMMPHMDGMALLRQLRAGGLIIPTLVVSAAATLPPLKELKEYGVVGVIAKPFDFDALLKAVRAICPP; encoded by the coding sequence GTGGTCGAGGACGACGGCCACGTCCGCCGCATCCTCCGGACCCTGTTGGAGGGCGAAGGCTACCGCGTGGTGGAGGCCGAGAACGGCCATCTCGGGCTGGCCGCCGCCGTCCGCGATCGTCCCGACTGCATGCTCACCGATACCATGATGCCCCACATGGACGGCATGGCCCTCCTCCGCCAGCTCCGGGCAGGCGGTCTCATCATACCGACGCTGGTGGTCAGCGCCGCGGCCACCCTCCCCCCCCTGAAGGAACTGAAGGAGTACGGGGTGGTGGGCGTGATCGCGAAGCCGTTCGATTTCGATGCTCTTCTGAAGGCCGTCCGGGCCATCTGTCCGCCGTAG
- a CDS encoding nucleoside triphosphate pyrophosphatase, producing MIPVILASRSPRRTELLRLIGVPHRVAPSGAPEEALPGESPRDQVLRLACDKAEAVLTGEAGDVLVIGADTLVVLDGEALGQPRDACEAAAMLRRLSGRTHTVLTGVCLARPGRPHARGVSESQVTFHPMNEEEIAAYVATGEPMDKAGAYAAQGLGAVFLAGIEGSFHNVVGFPLDLFYRLLPGVGLSLPDLRGKRK from the coding sequence GTGATCCCCGTGATCCTCGCCTCGCGAAGCCCGCGGCGGACCGAACTCCTCCGCCTCATCGGCGTACCCCACCGGGTCGCGCCTTCGGGAGCCCCCGAGGAGGCCCTTCCCGGCGAGTCCCCGCGGGACCAGGTTCTGCGCCTGGCCTGCGACAAGGCCGAAGCGGTCCTCACGGGAGAGGCCGGCGACGTCCTGGTGATCGGCGCCGACACCCTCGTCGTGCTGGACGGGGAGGCCCTCGGACAGCCGCGGGACGCCTGCGAGGCCGCCGCCATGCTCCGCCGCCTCTCGGGGCGGACCCATACGGTCCTGACGGGGGTGTGCCTCGCCAGACCCGGCCGCCCTCACGCCCGGGGCGTGAGCGAGAGCCAGGTGACGTTCCACCCCATGAACGAGGAGGAGATCGCGGCCTACGTGGCCACCGGGGAGCCCATGGACAAGGCCGGCGCCTACGCGGCCCAGGGCCTCGGCGCGGTGTTCCTCGCCGGCATCGAGGGCTCCTTCCACAACGTGGTGGGGTTTCCCCTGGACCTCTTCTACCGCCTTCTCCCCGGCGTGGGCCTGAGCCTCCCGGACCTGCGCGGAAAGAGAAAATAG
- the sfsA gene encoding DNA/RNA nuclease SfsA: MRAEGPLMRGTLIRRYQRFLMDVRTPEGDLWTVHCPNSGSMEGCLAEGAEVVCSRSPNPGRKLPWTAEWIRLPGGWVGINTHRANAIVGEALRAGRIAELAGYQEVRPEVPYGRDSRVDFLLTAPGRTPAYVEVKNTTWPTPDGGVGFPDSVTERGLKHLRALARTAKEGGRAIVLFLVNREDGNFFRPAREKDPAFAAALRRASRGGVEVLAYRTRFRIPEVEVGEAVRVDL; encoded by the coding sequence ATGCGAGCCGAGGGCCCGCTGATGAGGGGAACCCTGATCCGGCGCTACCAACGCTTCCTGATGGACGTGCGGACCCCCGAGGGGGACCTCTGGACGGTCCACTGCCCCAATTCGGGGAGCATGGAAGGGTGCCTGGCCGAAGGGGCCGAGGTGGTCTGCTCCCGATCCCCGAACCCGGGGAGGAAGCTCCCCTGGACCGCGGAGTGGATCCGCCTGCCCGGGGGCTGGGTGGGGATCAACACGCACCGGGCCAACGCCATCGTGGGCGAGGCCCTGCGGGCGGGGCGCATCGCAGAACTGGCCGGGTACCAAGAGGTCCGCCCGGAAGTTCCCTACGGGAGGGACAGCCGGGTGGATTTCCTTCTTACCGCGCCCGGCCGCACCCCCGCGTATGTGGAGGTCAAGAACACGACGTGGCCCACCCCCGACGGGGGAGTCGGCTTTCCCGATTCGGTGACGGAGCGGGGCTTGAAACATCTTCGCGCCCTCGCCCGTACGGCGAAGGAGGGGGGACGGGCCATCGTGCTCTTTCTCGTCAATCGGGAGGATGGGAACTTCTTCCGCCCCGCTCGTGAAAAGGACCCCGCCTTCGCCGCGGCCCTGAGGCGGGCCTCTCGCGGCGGCGTGGAAGTCCTCGCGTATCGGACCCGCTTCCGAATCCCCGAGGTGGAGGTGGGAGAGGCGGTCCGTGTGGATCTTTGA